TTATTAATATTTTTCTCTTACCCTTAAATTATAAGAACTAAGCATAATTAGTCAAATTGAGTAGCAATTTCCTTTGCAATTTGTGCTTTTTGCTCATCATTAATTGATTCTTCATGCGTTTCCCATTTATAACCAAAACCATCAGTATCATTTTCATAACGTGGCAAGAAGTGGAAGTGGAGATGGAATACAGATTGATCTGCAAATTCTCCGTTATTTTGAATGATATTTAAGCCGTCTGGATTAAAGGCTTTTTTAATGGCGTTAGCAACTTTAGGCAACGCTACGCCTATGTGTTGCATTGTTGTTGAATCAGTCTCGAAAATGTTAGGTGAAGGCTTTTTTGGCACTAATAAAGTATGACCTTTTGTCACTTGTGAAATATCTAAAAAAGCATAAACATAGTCATCTTCGTATACTTTGAAACTTGGAATTTCTCCTGTAATGATTTTGCTAAAAATTGTTTCAGACATAAATCTACACTCCTCTTATTAATCTTATGAACTATTATAGCATTCTATGGTAATCTACGTCATATATCATCTATATGTTTATCACTTAGACGTGATTTTTGATACAATATAGTGCATGGAGGTGCCAAATGACAGTAAAAGTTGAAAATTTAACAGGTGGTTACGGGAAAAAACCAATAATTAATGACATCAATTTTGAATTACAAGCGGGCGAAATTGTCGGTTTAATAGGATTAAACGGTGCTGGTAAAAGTACGACAATTAAACATATGTTAGGTTTATTAACTCCTATGGACGGAAAGTTATCAATTTCTGAGATTAATATTAAAGAAGATGTCGAACAATATAGAAGAAAATTATCTTATATACCTGAATCACCTGTAATATATGAAGAATTAACATTAGAAGAGCATATTTATATGACTGCAATGGCATATAATATAAGTAAAGAAACAGCAATGGAACGCGCACAACCACTATTAAAAACATTTCGTCTAGAAAATGAATTGAATATTTTTCCAAGTCATTTTTCTAAAGGAATGAAGCAAAAAGTGATGATTATTTGTGCATTTATCGTTGATCCGGATTTATATATTATCGATGAGCCATTT
The genomic region above belongs to Staphylococcus durrellii and contains:
- the ecsA gene encoding ABC transporter ATP-binding protein EcsA, producing the protein MTVKVENLTGGYGKKPIINDINFELQAGEIVGLIGLNGAGKSTTIKHMLGLLTPMDGKLSISEINIKEDVEQYRRKLSYIPESPVIYEELTLEEHIYMTAMAYNISKETAMERAQPLLKTFRLENELNIFPSHFSKGMKQKVMIICAFIVDPDLYIIDEPFLGLDPLGIQSMLDLMVEKKNEDRIVLMSTHILATAEKYCDRFIILDQGKIVAIGDLESLRQQTGLHDKTLDEIYIHVTQGGEQS
- a CDS encoding HIT family protein, giving the protein MSETIFSKIITGEIPSFKVYEDDYVYAFLDISQVTKGHTLLVPKKPSPNIFETDSTTMQHIGVALPKVANAIKKAFNPDGLNIIQNNGEFADQSVFHLHFHFLPRYENDTDGFGYKWETHEESINDEQKAQIAKEIATQFD